In Saprospiraceae bacterium, one DNA window encodes the following:
- a CDS encoding MerR family transcriptional regulator, whose translation MVAYSIKDLEHLSGVKAHTLRIWEKRYGIIKPCRTDTNIRYYNDRDLQNVLNISLLNRKGIKISKIAGMSSDSIKQKVAEVTEVDTAFEDQIDALMFSMFELDEVKFNIIIDYQIQSKGFEETMNDIVYPLLDKLSVMWVAGSVKGVHETFVSNIIRKKTIVQIDKLSKNASFSDIRCLIYLPENDSHELSLLFLEYILLKSKAKVINLGTSTPLIDVLEGKNIFKSSYIFTVFNDSFAESPLQPYINELAKNAPEQQIIISGFQTVSQDLTLPDNVVIINSIAEIKSFIQKKIAEL comes from the coding sequence ATGGTTGCTTATTCTATTAAAGATCTCGAACATCTCTCTGGTGTAAAAGCCCATACTCTGAGAATTTGGGAAAAGCGATATGGTATCATCAAACCTTGCCGTACAGATACCAATATCAGGTATTACAATGACCGTGATCTGCAAAATGTCCTTAATATCAGTTTACTCAACAGGAAGGGTATAAAAATATCCAAGATTGCTGGAATGAGTTCTGACTCGATCAAACAAAAAGTTGCGGAGGTCACAGAAGTAGATACCGCATTTGAGGATCAGATAGATGCATTGATGTTTTCTATGTTTGAGTTGGATGAGGTGAAGTTCAATATCATCATCGATTATCAGATCCAGTCTAAAGGATTTGAAGAAACTATGAATGATATCGTATATCCATTATTGGACAAACTGAGTGTGATGTGGGTTGCGGGGTCTGTGAAAGGCGTACATGAAACATTTGTAAGCAACATCATCCGGAAAAAGACCATTGTCCAAATTGATAAGCTCTCAAAAAATGCAAGCTTTTCAGACATCAGATGTCTTATATATCTACCTGAAAATGATTCACATGAATTGAGTCTTTTATTTTTGGAATATATACTACTCAAAAGCAAAGCAAAGGTGATCAACCTGGGAACATCTACACCGTTGATAGATGTACTTGAAGGTAAAAACATTTTTAAATCTTCATATATTTTTACAGTTTTCAATGATAGTTTTGCGGAGTCACCTTTACAGCCTTATATCAATGAACTTGCCAAAAACGCCCCTGAACAGCAAATCATTATCAGTGGATTTCAAACGGTAAGTCAGGACCTGACCTTACCTGATAATGTCGTCATCATCAATAGTATTGCTGAGATAAAGTCATTTATTCAGAAGAAGATTGCTGAATTGTAA
- a CDS encoding transposase, whose product MERLFNADIGNKIKFYRYLFCSCSTRLTYIEIFIESIKYCQQNKGLNLHTWCLMSNHAHLVFSKSGLYSHSDILRDLKKFTSKKLIEAIVNNPTESRKEWMLNIFRSSGQNKSNNKDFQFWQQDNHPIELFSPAVTFQKIDYVHNNPVVAGIVSEADHYLHSSARDYLGTKGVSDVEILERPMSLEGYVFCY is encoded by the coding sequence ATGGAGAGGCTTTTCAACGCTGATATTGGGAATAAGATCAAGTTTTATAGGTACTTATTTTGTTCCTGTAGCACTAGGCTCACCTATATTGAAATATTTATCGAGAGCATAAAATATTGTCAACAAAACAAAGGATTAAACTTGCATACGTGGTGTTTGATGAGCAATCATGCACATTTGGTGTTTTCTAAATCCGGCCTTTATAGCCATTCAGATATTTTGCGTGATCTTAAAAAATTCACTTCCAAAAAACTCATCGAAGCTATAGTAAACAATCCCACTGAAAGTAGAAAAGAATGGATGTTAAATATTTTTAGAAGTTCAGGACAAAATAAAAGCAATAATAAAGATTTTCAATTTTGGCAACAAGATAATCACCCTATTGAACTTTTTAGTCCTGCTGTTACGTTTCAGAAGATAGATTATGTACATAATAACCCTGTTGTGGCAGGTATAGTGAGTGAAGCCGACCATTATTTACATAGTAGCGCCAGAGATTATTTAGGAACAAAAGGCGTTTCGGATGTTGAAATATTAGAAAGACCTATGAGTCTTGAAGGTTATGTGTTTTGTTATTAA
- a CDS encoding DUF1493 family protein: protein MSSIENNIDQDILNNIIDICSKISGLKKSKIELNSSINKDLKIDGDDVVELLDELISKYNLSTKKFEYSKYFDWEGEANILAQIKRLFKPKVDLKYDVKIYDLYRWVISKEWSETHLN from the coding sequence ATGTCATCAATAGAAAATAACATTGATCAAGATATTCTAAATAATATCATAGATATCTGTTCTAAAATTAGTGGTTTGAAAAAGAGTAAAATCGAATTAAATTCATCAATTAATAAAGATTTAAAAATTGACGGGGATGATGTAGTTGAATTGCTTGATGAATTGATATCAAAATACAATTTAAGTACAAAAAAATTTGAATACTCTAAATATTTTGACTGGGAGGGCGAAGCCAATATTTTAGCCCAGATAAAAAGGCTTTTCAAACCAAAGGTTGATTTAAAATATGATGTTAAAATATATGACTTGTATCGCTGGGTTATAAGTAAAGAATGGAGTGAAACCCACTTGAACTAA